One genomic region from Streptomyces sp. NBC_01304 encodes:
- a CDS encoding NAD(P)/FAD-dependent oxidoreductase, whose amino-acid sequence MLESADHAEAEVVIVGAGIAGLSAAHQLTSAGVTTVVLEAAPYVGGRMSTEELDGFRLDRIGQLLSTSYPELRRTPGLGALVLHPLSPGILVHSEGRVRRIWEPGGGWGSARGPARSARGALTAARALASAPSGSGRPAMGAALDQARLGAALARLAATPARRVLARPELPAAQALSTRGLPPRTVDGFLRPLLSALLCDPDLTATSSRVADLVLRGFARGRLCLPEGGAASLPTLLASALPPGTVRTGVKAVEVSTSAVRTADHGELRCRAVLLATGARQAAELLPGLRMPSFHPVTVVHHTAPSSPLASPALVLDADRVGPVSHTAVISEVDPSRAPSGRPLISSVILGPPPSEPAIRSHLARLYGTSTADWELLAVHHDPEAVPAMPAPHDLRRAVRLLAGLYVCGDHRDTSTVQGALHSGRRAGRAVLRDFGVEVAGGADLLVPVAA is encoded by the coding sequence GTGCTTGAGTCCGCGGATCATGCGGAAGCGGAAGTCGTCATCGTGGGAGCGGGCATCGCCGGGCTCTCCGCGGCGCACCAGCTGACCAGCGCAGGGGTAACAACCGTCGTCCTGGAGGCCGCCCCTTACGTCGGGGGCCGCATGTCCACCGAGGAGCTGGACGGCTTCCGGCTCGACCGGATCGGGCAACTGCTCTCCACCTCGTACCCCGAACTCCGTCGCACCCCGGGCCTCGGCGCACTCGTGCTGCACCCGCTGTCGCCGGGCATCCTCGTGCACAGCGAGGGCCGCGTCCGCCGGATCTGGGAGCCGGGCGGTGGCTGGGGTTCCGCCCGGGGCCCGGCCCGGAGCGCGAGGGGCGCACTCACTGCGGCACGCGCCCTCGCGAGCGCCCCCTCGGGGTCGGGCCGCCCCGCGATGGGCGCCGCCCTCGACCAGGCCCGCCTCGGCGCGGCCCTGGCCCGGCTCGCGGCGACCCCGGCGCGGCGCGTCCTCGCCCGCCCCGAACTCCCCGCAGCCCAGGCCCTGTCGACGCGCGGGCTGCCGCCGCGGACCGTCGACGGATTCCTGCGCCCTCTCCTGTCGGCGCTGCTCTGCGACCCGGATCTGACGGCCACCTCCAGCCGCGTCGCGGACCTGGTGCTGCGCGGCTTCGCCCGGGGCCGGCTGTGCTTACCGGAGGGCGGCGCCGCCTCGCTGCCCACCCTGCTCGCCTCGGCGTTGCCGCCCGGGACGGTGCGTACCGGAGTCAAGGCCGTGGAGGTCTCCACCTCCGCGGTGCGGACCGCCGACCATGGTGAACTGCGGTGCCGCGCCGTGCTGTTGGCGACGGGGGCGCGGCAGGCCGCCGAGCTGCTGCCCGGGCTGCGGATGCCGTCGTTCCACCCGGTGACGGTGGTCCACCACACCGCGCCCTCCTCGCCGCTCGCCTCGCCCGCGCTGGTGCTTGACGCGGACCGGGTCGGGCCCGTCTCGCACACGGCCGTGATCAGCGAGGTCGATCCCTCGCGCGCCCCTTCCGGCCGCCCCCTGATCTCTTCGGTGATCCTGGGGCCGCCGCCCTCGGAACCCGCGATCCGTTCGCACCTCGCGCGCCTGTACGGAACGTCCACCGCCGACTGGGAGTTGCTCGCGGTCCACCACGACCCGGAGGCCGTCCCCGCCATGCCTGCGCCGCATGACCTTCGGCGGGCTGTGCGGCTCCTCGCCGGGTTGTACGTGTGTGGCGATCACCGGGATACGAGCACGGTGCAGGGTGCTCTGCACTCGGGGCGGCGGGCCGGGCGGGCGGTGCTGCGGGATTTCGGGGTTGAGGTGGCGGGCGGCGCGGATCTGCTGGTGCCGGTGGCGGCTTAG
- a CDS encoding TIGR01777 family oxidoreductase has protein sequence MKRSRIAVAGASGLIGSALARSLVADGHEVVRLVRRPAQGKDEIEWDPRRQYVHTAALAGCDAVVNLAAAGIGDHRWTDAYKKELRDSRILGTAALAEAVAALDEPPRVFLNGSAIGYYGDTGDRAVDESAPAGDGFLPSMCVEWEEAAGAAVESGVRTVFARSGLVVAREGGAWARLFPLFKAGLGGRLGSGRQYWSFIALHDEVAALRHLLDSADLSGPVNLTAPHPVTNREVTAAMGRALHRPTLFPAPAPALRVALGEMAGDVLVSQRVLPARLLESGFGFAFPGIDEAIGAALG, from the coding sequence ATGAAGCGCTCACGAATCGCCGTAGCGGGAGCGTCGGGCCTGATCGGCTCGGCGCTGGCGCGTTCCCTGGTCGCGGACGGACACGAGGTGGTGCGTCTCGTACGGCGCCCAGCGCAGGGCAAGGACGAGATCGAGTGGGACCCGCGGCGCCAGTACGTCCACACCGCGGCCCTCGCCGGCTGTGACGCGGTGGTCAATCTGGCCGCTGCCGGGATCGGCGACCACCGCTGGACGGACGCGTACAAGAAGGAACTGCGCGACAGCAGGATCCTGGGCACGGCGGCCCTCGCGGAGGCGGTGGCCGCCCTGGACGAGCCGCCCCGGGTGTTCCTCAACGGCAGCGCGATCGGCTACTACGGCGACACCGGGGACCGCGCGGTGGACGAGTCGGCACCGGCCGGGGACGGCTTCCTGCCCTCCATGTGCGTGGAGTGGGAGGAGGCGGCGGGCGCGGCGGTCGAGTCCGGGGTGCGTACGGTCTTCGCGCGCTCGGGCCTGGTGGTGGCGCGCGAGGGCGGCGCGTGGGCGCGGCTGTTCCCGCTGTTCAAGGCGGGGCTCGGCGGCCGGCTCGGCAGTGGCCGGCAGTACTGGAGCTTCATCGCGCTGCACGACGAGGTGGCCGCGCTGCGTCATCTGCTCGACTCGGCGGACCTGTCGGGTCCGGTGAACCTCACGGCCCCGCACCCGGTGACCAACCGCGAGGTGACGGCGGCGATGGGCCGGGCCCTGCACCGCCCGACCCTGTTCCCGGCCCCCGCGCCGGCGCTGCGGGTCGCCCTCGGCGAGATGGCGGGGGATGTGCTGGTGAGCCAACGGGTGCTGCCTGCGCGGCTGTTGGAGTCGGGGTTCGGGTTTGCGTTTCCGGGGATCGATGAGGCGATCGGGGCGGCGCTGGGCTGA
- a CDS encoding PP2C family protein-serine/threonine phosphatase translates to MPQRVTRRDGGRRNGWEGAWLPGAPPAAWLRVLPFVLLVTLSVLQLATPKDIEVSFLLAAMPPLAALSYRPALTAVFGAAVIILLSVPGMSWNHPGNGDLLTISFVVALSVVISWVRTRRDAQLVTVRTVAEAAQLAVLPPLPERVGQVRCAGLYQAAERDALVGGDLYDVQQGPYGVRALVGDVQGHGLEAVGTVAALLGAFREGALDDPDLEAVAARLDRRLVIDSSPVEHAEMFATALLFEFPPGARVVRVVSCGHPPPLLFHAGSVVEPAVQPGQPLGLGLAGGAAPEVLTVALDPADLLLAYTDGVIEARDEAGAYYPLGERTVGMPTGEPAALIEAVWSDLERFSPELKDDVALLVLALEGPSQD, encoded by the coding sequence ATGCCGCAGAGGGTGACCCGACGGGACGGCGGACGCCGGAACGGCTGGGAAGGGGCATGGCTGCCCGGTGCCCCGCCGGCCGCCTGGCTGCGCGTGCTGCCGTTCGTCCTCCTGGTCACGCTCTCCGTGTTGCAGCTGGCCACCCCGAAGGACATCGAGGTCAGCTTCCTGCTCGCGGCGATGCCGCCGCTGGCCGCGCTCTCGTACCGGCCCGCGCTCACCGCGGTCTTCGGTGCGGCGGTGATCATCCTGCTCTCCGTGCCCGGCATGAGCTGGAACCACCCGGGCAACGGCGACCTCCTGACGATCTCCTTCGTCGTGGCCCTCAGCGTGGTCATCTCCTGGGTACGCACCCGCCGCGACGCCCAGCTCGTCACGGTCCGCACCGTCGCCGAGGCGGCGCAGCTCGCGGTCCTTCCGCCGCTGCCGGAGCGGGTCGGGCAGGTGCGCTGTGCGGGGCTCTACCAGGCGGCCGAGCGGGACGCGCTGGTCGGCGGCGATCTGTACGACGTGCAGCAAGGGCCTTATGGCGTACGCGCGTTGGTGGGCGATGTGCAGGGGCACGGCCTGGAAGCCGTGGGCACGGTGGCCGCGCTGCTCGGGGCGTTCCGGGAGGGGGCGCTGGACGATCCGGACCTGGAAGCGGTGGCGGCCCGCCTGGACCGCCGCCTGGTCATCGACTCCTCGCCGGTCGAGCACGCCGAGATGTTCGCGACGGCCCTGCTGTTCGAGTTCCCGCCGGGCGCCCGGGTCGTACGGGTCGTCTCCTGCGGCCATCCGCCGCCGCTGCTCTTCCACGCGGGCTCCGTGGTGGAGCCGGCGGTGCAGCCGGGGCAGCCGCTGGGGCTCGGCCTGGCGGGCGGCGCGGCGCCCGAGGTGCTGACCGTCGCCCTGGACCCGGCGGACCTGCTGCTCGCGTACACCGACGGTGTGATCGAGGCGCGGGACGAGGCGGGCGCGTACTACCCGCTGGGCGAGCGGACCGTGGGGATGCCGACGGGGGAGCCGGCCGCCCTCATCGAGGCGGTCTGGTCCGACCTGGAGCGGTTCTCGCCGGAGCTCAAGGACGATGTGGCACTCCTCGTCCTGGCCCTGGAGGGCCCCTCTCAGGACTGA
- a CDS encoding SDR family NAD(P)-dependent oxidoreductase has protein sequence MNRFEGRRALVTGAGSGIGQATVHRILAEGGRVVAADVSEPGLAATARTAKEAGHGERLTTLTLDISGEAAVQAGVASARETLGGLDVLVNAAGILRSAHTHETSLDLFNQVIGVNLTGTFLMIREALPALLEGESPVIVNFSSTSASFAHPYMAAYAASKGGIQSMTHTIAAEYSKQGLRAVCVAPGSISSDMTDGSGPGLPEDTDWSLFAKLAPALGQGFAAPETVAGVVAMLASEDGKFITGTEIRIDGGTHY, from the coding sequence ATGAACCGCTTCGAAGGACGCCGCGCCCTGGTCACCGGAGCCGGCTCCGGCATCGGGCAGGCCACCGTCCACCGCATCCTCGCCGAGGGCGGCCGGGTCGTCGCGGCCGACGTCAGCGAGCCGGGCCTCGCGGCCACCGCACGGACGGCGAAGGAGGCCGGCCACGGGGAGCGGCTGACCACCCTCACGCTCGACATATCCGGTGAGGCGGCCGTTCAGGCCGGCGTCGCCTCCGCACGCGAGACCCTCGGCGGCCTGGACGTCCTGGTCAACGCGGCCGGCATCCTGCGCTCCGCGCACACCCACGAGACCTCGCTCGACCTGTTCAACCAGGTCATCGGCGTCAACCTCACCGGCACCTTCCTGATGATCCGCGAGGCACTGCCCGCGCTCCTCGAAGGCGAGTCGCCGGTGATCGTCAACTTCAGCTCCACGTCGGCGAGTTTCGCGCACCCGTACATGGCCGCGTACGCCGCCAGCAAGGGCGGCATCCAGTCCATGACCCACACCATCGCCGCCGAGTACAGCAAGCAGGGCCTGCGGGCCGTGTGCGTGGCGCCCGGCTCGATCTCGTCCGACATGACGGACGGCTCGGGCCCGGGCCTGCCCGAGGACACCGACTGGAGCCTGTTCGCCAAGCTGGCCCCGGCGCTCGGCCAGGGCTTCGCGGCGCCGGAGACGGTGGCGGGGGTGGTGGCGATGCTGGCGTCCGAGGACGGGAAGTTCATCACCGGTACGGAGATCCGCATCGACGGCGGCACGCACTACTGA
- a CDS encoding DUF4240 domain-containing protein, with protein sequence MDETEFWEIIDSTRAAAEGDPEDHADLLVERLLQSDPDSVLDFARHFEARYNRSYRWDLWGAAYVLLDGASDDAFDYFRCWLIGQGREVFEGALHEPDSLAELLDSFDDEIDGDGEELGFAADEAYEQLTGVVAPDLGIPAAPAEPEGTPIDFEDDAKLAMYYPRLWDRFGDDG encoded by the coding sequence ATGGACGAGACGGAGTTCTGGGAGATCATCGACAGCACCCGCGCGGCCGCCGAGGGCGACCCCGAGGACCACGCCGACCTGCTCGTGGAACGACTGCTCCAGTCCGATCCGGACTCCGTCCTGGACTTCGCCAGGCACTTCGAGGCCCGGTACAACCGCTCCTACCGCTGGGACCTGTGGGGCGCCGCGTACGTCCTGCTCGACGGGGCCAGCGACGACGCCTTCGACTACTTCCGGTGCTGGCTGATCGGCCAGGGCCGGGAGGTCTTCGAGGGGGCCCTGCACGAGCCGGACTCCCTCGCCGAGCTCCTCGACTCCTTCGACGACGAGATCGACGGGGACGGCGAGGAGCTCGGCTTTGCCGCCGACGAGGCGTACGAGCAGCTCACCGGGGTCGTCGCCCCCGACCTGGGCATCCCGGCCGCGCCCGCCGAGCCGGAGGGGACCCCGATCGACTTCGAGGACGACGCGAAGCTGGCGATGTACTACCCGAGGCTGTGGGACCGGTTCGGGGACGACGGCTGA
- a CDS encoding SDR family oxidoreductase encodes MDENTVRHGPLTDKIALVAGATRGAGRAIAVELGRAGATVYVTGRTTRTRISEVGRAGETIEETAELVTAAGGNGIAVPTDHLEIAQVRELVERIDRDHGRLDVLVNDIWGGNYLLDFDTKMWDVDLERGLRMLELGVKTHIITASIALPLLVRQPGGLVVEVTDGTAESNKGFRENFYYDLAKNGPIRMAFTLGEELKTVGATAVAVTPGFIRSEEMLDAFQLTEETWREGIGKAPHHWALAESPVYTGRAVAAVAGDPERARWNGKSLSSGQLAKEYGFTDADGSRPDIWGFMAAEQAGEDPAFADYR; translated from the coding sequence ATGGATGAGAACACGGTGCGGCACGGACCGCTGACGGACAAGATCGCCCTGGTCGCGGGCGCCACCCGGGGCGCGGGCCGGGCCATCGCGGTGGAGCTGGGGCGGGCCGGGGCCACGGTCTATGTGACGGGACGTACGACTCGTACGCGGATCAGCGAGGTCGGACGGGCCGGCGAGACGATCGAGGAGACCGCGGAGCTGGTGACGGCGGCGGGCGGCAACGGGATCGCGGTCCCGACGGACCACCTGGAGATCGCGCAGGTCAGGGAGCTGGTCGAGCGCATCGACCGCGACCACGGGCGCCTCGACGTCCTGGTCAACGACATCTGGGGCGGCAACTACCTCCTCGACTTCGACACCAAGATGTGGGACGTCGACCTGGAGCGCGGCCTGCGCATGCTGGAGCTCGGCGTGAAGACCCACATCATCACGGCGAGCATCGCCCTGCCGCTGCTCGTGCGGCAGCCGGGCGGCCTGGTCGTGGAGGTCACGGACGGCACGGCCGAGTCCAACAAGGGGTTCCGCGAGAACTTCTACTACGACCTCGCCAAGAACGGCCCGATCCGGATGGCGTTCACCTTGGGCGAGGAGCTGAAGACGGTGGGGGCCACGGCCGTGGCGGTCACTCCCGGCTTCATCCGCTCCGAGGAGATGCTGGACGCCTTCCAGCTCACCGAGGAGACCTGGCGCGAGGGCATCGGGAAGGCGCCGCACCACTGGGCGCTCGCCGAGTCACCCGTCTACACGGGCCGGGCGGTCGCGGCCGTCGCGGGCGACCCCGAGCGGGCCCGCTGGAACGGAAAGTCGCTCTCCAGCGGCCAGTTGGCGAAGGAGTACGGCTTCACGGACGCGGACGGCAGCCGGCCGGACATCTGGGGCTTCATGGCGGCGGAGCAGGCGGGGGAGGACCCCGCGTTCGCGGACTACCGGTAG
- a CDS encoding helix-turn-helix transcriptional regulator encodes MRAARLIKLVLLLQSRPSMTAAELAQELEVSERTITRDAQALSEAGIPVYADRGRLGGYRLIGGYRTRLTGLGRSEAEALFLSGVPGALREMGLEDTASAARLKVSAALLPSLRGAQESAAQRFHLDAPGWFVEPETPELLPAIADAVWDDRVIEARYGREGAEVERELEPYGLILKAGVWYLCARVAKDPPRAPDADFRVYRLDRFAAVSVGEDRFVREEAFDLPGFWAERAEEFARSILRAEVVVRLSPSGVRRLPHVTDGAAARAALDAAGEPDGEGWVTVTLAVEAAEVAYTQLLGLGPEVEVLEPTGLREQFAQATARMADRYR; translated from the coding sequence ATGCGCGCAGCCCGCCTCATCAAGCTGGTCCTCCTCCTCCAGTCCCGCCCCTCCATGACCGCAGCCGAGCTCGCCCAGGAGCTGGAGGTCTCCGAGCGCACCATCACCCGCGACGCCCAGGCCCTCTCCGAGGCGGGCATCCCGGTCTACGCGGACCGGGGCAGGCTCGGCGGGTACCGGCTCATCGGGGGGTATCGCACCCGGCTCACCGGCCTCGGACGGAGCGAGGCCGAGGCGCTGTTCCTGTCCGGAGTGCCGGGCGCGCTGCGCGAGATGGGGCTGGAGGACACCGCCTCGGCCGCCCGGCTCAAGGTCTCGGCCGCCCTGCTGCCGTCGCTGCGGGGCGCCCAGGAGAGTGCCGCCCAGCGCTTCCACCTCGACGCGCCCGGCTGGTTCGTGGAGCCCGAGACGCCCGAGCTGCTGCCCGCGATCGCCGACGCGGTGTGGGACGACCGGGTGATCGAAGCACGGTACGGCCGCGAAGGGGCCGAGGTGGAGCGGGAGTTGGAGCCGTACGGGCTGATCCTCAAGGCCGGCGTCTGGTACCTGTGCGCCCGCGTGGCGAAGGACCCGCCCCGGGCGCCGGACGCCGACTTCCGGGTCTACCGCCTGGACCGGTTCGCCGCCGTGTCCGTCGGCGAGGACCGCTTCGTGCGCGAGGAGGCGTTCGACCTGCCGGGCTTCTGGGCCGAGCGCGCCGAGGAATTCGCGCGGTCGATCCTGCGCGCCGAGGTCGTCGTGCGGCTCTCCCCTTCCGGGGTGCGCCGGCTGCCGCACGTCACCGACGGTGCGGCCGCCCGTGCGGCACTGGATGCCGCGGGCGAGCCGGACGGCGAGGGATGGGTGACGGTCACGCTCGCGGTCGAGGCCGCGGAGGTGGCGTACACCCAACTCCTCGGCCTCGGACCGGAGGTGGAGGTGCTTGAGCCCACGGGCCTGCGCGAACAGTTCGCGCAGGCCACGGCCCGGATGGCCGACCGCTACCGGTAG
- a CDS encoding protein kinase domain-containing protein — MRRGERLDGRYALDRLIGDGGMGQVWSAWDERMQREVAVKVVTGLYGADEAELFARFRREIRLAADLPGRHTVIAHDCGEATVDGARQPYLVMELLTGRTLLETVRERRPSPAEAVAWAGQMATALTAAHARRIVHRDIKPHNVMFSADGELKVLDFGIAKFLGDTVLGGSITRTGKQVGTPLYMSPEQARGERTIDHRADLYSLGCVLYFMLTGESPFEADNVVTFHYRQAQPVVPPSELAEGIPAALEELVLALLEHEPGRRPESAAEVGFRLRALERQLPGPVDAYVSERRAEADRIVAQAQEYVRSQRDAADALFEETRSKAAQAAADFETNIHKRRVQAERHLAERQALAEKRLTEIEHRAEQLRLEAQKLRVDAEGRARQTVGAAQQQAADIVADANAKADQEYEESQQELAELSGRRGSIQAQLAHVRDALGAVLGTPLTPAGERQAARTVSQLIGIHEMLTVLTAGNDDVRSQGSFQQ, encoded by the coding sequence ATGAGGCGGGGGGAGCGGCTGGACGGCCGGTATGCGCTGGACCGGCTGATCGGCGACGGCGGCATGGGGCAGGTGTGGAGCGCCTGGGACGAGCGGATGCAGCGCGAGGTGGCGGTCAAGGTGGTCACCGGGCTGTACGGGGCCGACGAGGCCGAGCTGTTCGCACGCTTCCGCAGGGAGATCCGTCTCGCGGCCGACCTGCCCGGACGGCACACCGTGATCGCGCACGACTGCGGCGAGGCGACGGTCGACGGGGCGCGGCAGCCGTATCTGGTGATGGAACTGCTCACCGGCCGCACGCTCCTGGAGACGGTCAGGGAGCGGCGGCCGTCCCCGGCCGAGGCGGTGGCCTGGGCGGGGCAGATGGCCACCGCGCTCACGGCCGCGCACGCACGGCGCATCGTGCACCGCGACATCAAGCCGCACAACGTGATGTTCTCGGCCGACGGCGAGCTCAAGGTGCTCGACTTCGGCATCGCCAAGTTCCTCGGCGACACGGTGCTCGGGGGCAGCATCACCCGCACCGGGAAGCAGGTGGGCACCCCTCTCTACATGTCGCCGGAGCAGGCGCGCGGTGAGCGGACCATCGATCACCGGGCCGACCTGTACTCGCTGGGCTGTGTGCTGTACTTCATGCTCACCGGGGAGTCGCCGTTCGAGGCGGACAACGTGGTGACGTTCCACTACCGGCAGGCCCAACCGGTCGTTCCGCCCAGCGAGTTGGCCGAGGGAATCCCGGCGGCCCTGGAAGAGCTCGTCCTGGCGCTCCTGGAGCACGAACCGGGGCGCCGCCCGGAGTCGGCGGCGGAGGTCGGGTTCCGGCTGCGGGCCCTGGAGCGGCAGCTGCCCGGTCCGGTCGACGCCTACGTCAGTGAGCGCAGGGCGGAGGCCGACCGGATCGTCGCGCAGGCGCAGGAGTACGTCCGCTCGCAGCGAGACGCGGCGGACGCCCTGTTCGAGGAGACCCGCAGCAAGGCCGCCCAGGCCGCGGCCGACTTCGAGACGAACATCCACAAGCGCCGCGTGCAGGCCGAGCGGCACCTGGCCGAGCGCCAGGCCTTGGCCGAGAAGCGCCTCACGGAGATCGAGCACCGGGCCGAGCAACTGCGCCTGGAGGCCCAGAAACTGCGGGTGGACGCGGAGGGCCGGGCCCGGCAGACGGTGGGGGCCGCCCAGCAGCAGGCCGCGGACATCGTGGCCGACGCGAACGCCAAGGCCGACCAGGAGTACGAGGAGTCGCAGCAGGAACTGGCCGAGCTGAGCGGCCGGCGCGGCTCGATCCAGGCCCAGTTGGCGCACGTACGCGATGCGCTGGGAGCGGTCCTGGGAACGCCGCTCACCCCGGCGGGCGAGCGGCAGGCGGCGCGCACCGTGTCCCAACTGATCGGGATCCACGAGATGTTGACCGTCCTCACCGCGGGCAACGACGACGTCCGGTCACAGGGGTCGTTCCAGCAATAG
- the aceE gene encoding pyruvate dehydrogenase (acetyl-transferring), homodimeric type, which yields MTDPVGKLPSQLDQLPDRDPEETAEWAASLDAVSEHAGAHRAEYLLRRTLHHAEQAGLALPRLLETDYVNTIPTSAETPVDGDEELERKITAWNRWNAAAMVTRGSKHGVGGHIATFASAAWLYETGFNHFFRGKEQDGSGDQLYIQGHASPGIYARAFLDGRISEQQLDNFRQESGGNGLPSYPHPRRLPWLWEFPTVSMGLGPLSAIYQARFNRYLTNRGIKDVSQSHVWAFLGDGEMDEPESTAALALASREGLDNLTFVINCNLQRLDGPVRANFKIVQELEAQFRGAGWNVVKSLWGNAWDELLQLDTTGALVRRIREVPDAQIQTYQTRDAAYIRGHFFAGDPALVQLGAQLSDDKIIECFQLSRGGHEPRKVYAAYKAALAHKGAPTVILAQTVKGFTLGEGFASKNANHQMKKLTTDEFKQMRDLLELPIKDSDFVDGQVPYGHPGADSPEVRYLQERRAALGGPAPTRRVHPVEPLPAAADKTFAAFDKGSGSQSMATTMAFVRLAKDLMRDKTTGKRWVPIVPDEARTFGMESLFPSLGIYSPKGQTYEPVDRDQLMYYREAKDGQILNEGITEAGSMADFIAAASAYSTHGETMIPFYIFYSMFGWQRTADQMWQLADQLGKGFLIGATAGRTTLTGEGLQHADGHSPVIAATNPAALTYDPAFAYEVAAIVKDGLKRMYGEQPEDVFYYLTVYNEPMPQPAKPEGVDEGIVKGLYRFNTAESAGVSVAADAARTQLISSGTAIHWALKAQQLLAADWGVAADVWSATSWTELRRDALEADEALLRGEQRTPYIRKALEGAAGPVLAVSDYMRQVPDQIAQWVEQDYTSLGADGFGLSDTRDAARRHFGIDAESIVVATLAQLARRGEVSASAVKEARDKYGL from the coding sequence ATGACCGACCCCGTAGGCAAGCTCCCGAGCCAGCTCGACCAGCTGCCGGACCGCGACCCCGAAGAGACCGCCGAGTGGGCGGCCTCGCTGGACGCCGTGAGCGAGCACGCCGGTGCGCACCGCGCCGAGTACCTGCTCCGTCGCACGCTGCACCACGCCGAGCAGGCGGGCCTCGCCCTGCCCCGGCTCCTTGAGACCGACTACGTCAACACCATCCCGACCTCCGCCGAGACCCCGGTCGACGGCGACGAGGAGCTGGAGCGCAAGATCACCGCGTGGAACCGCTGGAATGCGGCCGCGATGGTCACCCGGGGCTCCAAGCACGGCGTCGGCGGCCACATAGCCACCTTCGCCTCCGCCGCCTGGCTCTACGAGACGGGCTTCAACCACTTCTTCCGCGGCAAGGAGCAGGACGGCTCCGGCGACCAGCTCTACATCCAGGGCCACGCATCGCCGGGCATCTACGCCCGCGCATTCCTGGACGGCCGCATCTCCGAGCAGCAGCTCGACAACTTCCGCCAGGAGTCCGGCGGCAACGGTCTCCCGTCGTACCCGCACCCGCGCCGCCTGCCGTGGCTCTGGGAGTTCCCGACGGTCTCCATGGGCCTCGGCCCGCTCTCCGCGATCTACCAGGCACGGTTCAACCGCTACCTGACCAACCGCGGCATCAAGGACGTCTCCCAGTCCCACGTGTGGGCCTTCCTGGGCGACGGCGAGATGGACGAGCCCGAGTCGACCGCCGCCCTCGCACTGGCATCGCGCGAGGGTCTGGACAACCTGACCTTCGTCATCAACTGCAACCTGCAGCGCCTCGACGGCCCGGTCCGCGCCAACTTCAAGATCGTGCAGGAGCTGGAGGCCCAGTTCCGCGGCGCCGGCTGGAACGTCGTGAAGTCGCTGTGGGGCAACGCCTGGGACGAGCTGCTCCAGCTCGACACCACCGGCGCCCTGGTCCGCCGCATCCGCGAAGTGCCGGACGCGCAGATCCAGACGTACCAGACGCGTGACGCCGCCTACATCCGCGGCCACTTCTTCGCGGGCGACCCGGCGCTGGTCCAGCTCGGCGCGCAGCTGAGCGACGACAAGATCATCGAGTGCTTCCAGCTCTCCCGCGGCGGCCACGAGCCCCGCAAGGTCTACGCCGCATACAAGGCCGCGCTCGCCCACAAGGGCGCGCCGACCGTGATCCTCGCGCAGACCGTCAAGGGCTTCACCCTCGGTGAGGGCTTCGCGTCGAAGAACGCGAACCACCAGATGAAGAAGCTGACCACGGACGAGTTCAAGCAGATGCGTGACCTGCTCGAACTGCCCATCAAGGACAGCGACTTCGTCGACGGCCAGGTGCCCTACGGCCACCCCGGCGCCGACTCCCCCGAGGTCCGCTACCTCCAGGAGCGCCGCGCGGCCCTCGGCGGCCCGGCCCCGACCCGTCGCGTGCACCCGGTCGAGCCCCTGCCGGCCGCGGCGGACAAGACCTTCGCGGCCTTCGACAAGGGCTCCGGCTCGCAGTCGATGGCGACGACGATGGCGTTCGTCCGGCTCGCCAAGGACCTGATGCGGGACAAGACCACCGGCAAGCGCTGGGTCCCGATCGTCCCCGACGAGGCCCGTACCTTCGGTATGGAGTCCCTCTTCCCCTCGCTCGGCATCTACTCGCCGAAGGGCCAGACGTACGAGCCGGTCGACCGCGACCAGCTCATGTACTACCGCGAGGCCAAGGACGGCCAGATCCTCAACGAGGGCATCACCGAGGCCGGCTCCATGGCCGACTTCATCGCTGCCGCGTCGGCGTACTCGACGCACGGCGAGACGATGATCCCGTTCTACATCTTCTACTCGATGTTCGGCTGGCAGCGCACGGCCGACCAGATGTGGCAGCTCGCCGACCAGCTCGGCAAGGGCTTCCTCATCGGCGCCACCGCCGGTCGTACGACGCTGACCGGTGAGGGGCTGCAGCACGCCGACGGCCACTCGCCGGTGATCGCGGCGACGAACCCGGCGGCGCTGACGTACGACCCGGCGTTCGCGTACGAGGTCGCGGCGATCGTCAAGGACGGTCTGAAGCGGATGTACGGCGAGCAGCCGGAAGACGTCTTCTACTACCTGACCGTCTACAACGAGCCGATGCCGCAGCCCGCGAAGCCCGAGGGCGTCGACGAGGGCATCGTCAAGGGCCTGTACCGCTTCAACACGGCGGAGTCCGCGGGCGTTTCGGTCGCCGCCGATGCCGCCCGTACGCAGCTGATCTCGTCCGGCACCGCGATCCACTGGGCCCTCAAGGCCCAGCAGCTGCTCGCCGCCGACTGGGGCGTGGCCGCCGACGTATGGTCCGCGACCTCCTGGACCGAGCTGCGCCGCGACGCGCTGGAGGCCGACGAGGCGCTCCTGCGCGGCGAGCAGCGCACTCCGTACATCCGCAAGGCCCTGGAAGGCGCCGCCGGCCCGGTCCTCGCGGTCAGCGACTACATGCGTCAGGTCCCGGACCAGATCGCGCAGTGGGTCGAGCAGGACTACACCTCGCTCGGCGCGGACGGCTTCGGCCTGTCCGACACGCGTGACGCGGCCCGCCGTCACTTCGGCATCGACGCGGAGTCGATCGTCGTCGCGACGCTGGCGCAGCTCGCGCGTCGGGGTGAGGTTTCGGCTTCCGCGGTGAAGGAAGCCCGGGACAAGTACGGGCTCTGA